In Streptomyces chartreusis, the following proteins share a genomic window:
- the zwf gene encoding glucose-6-phosphate dehydrogenase: protein MPPFNVTEANPLRDAADRRLPRIAGPSGLVIFGVTGDLSRKKLMPAVYDLANRGLLPPGFSLVGFARREWANEDFAQEVHDAVKAHARTPFREEVWQQLIQGMRFVQGTFDDDDAFERLRATIDELDKAQGTGGNFAFYLSVPPRSFPVVIQQLKKHGLADQTSNSWRRAVIEKPFGHDLASAEELNKVVHEVFAPDQVFRIDHYLGKETVQNILALRFANTMFEPIWNRSFVDHVQITMAEDIGIGGRAGYYDGIGAARDVIQNHLLQLMALTAMEEPASFDADALAAEKTKVLGAVRLPKDLGRDTVFGQYAEGWQGGEKAVGYLQEEGIDPKSKTDTYAAVKLSIDNRRWAGVPFYLRTGKRLGRRVTEIAVVFQRAPHSPFDTTATEELGQNAIVIRVQPDEGVTVRFGSKVPGTSMEIRDVSMDFAYGESFTESSPEAYERLILDVLLGDSNLFPRTEEVELSWKILDPIERHWDTHGKPAQYPSGTWGPVEADEMLAREGRSWRRP, encoded by the coding sequence TTGCCACCCTTCAACGTCACTGAAGCGAACCCGCTTCGTGACGCCGCCGACCGACGGCTCCCGCGCATCGCGGGGCCGTCGGGCCTGGTGATCTTCGGCGTTACGGGCGATTTGTCACGGAAAAAGCTCATGCCCGCCGTGTACGACCTCGCCAACCGGGGTCTGCTGCCGCCGGGCTTCTCGCTGGTCGGCTTCGCCCGCCGCGAGTGGGCCAACGAGGACTTCGCGCAGGAGGTCCACGACGCGGTCAAGGCACACGCCCGCACGCCGTTCCGCGAGGAGGTCTGGCAGCAGCTCATCCAGGGGATGCGCTTCGTGCAGGGCACCTTCGACGACGACGACGCCTTCGAGCGGCTGCGCGCCACCATCGACGAGCTGGACAAGGCCCAGGGCACGGGCGGCAACTTCGCCTTCTACCTGTCGGTGCCGCCGCGCTCGTTCCCGGTGGTCATCCAGCAGCTGAAGAAGCACGGCCTCGCCGACCAGACGTCGAACTCCTGGCGCCGCGCGGTCATCGAGAAGCCGTTCGGCCACGACCTGGCCTCCGCCGAGGAGCTCAACAAGGTCGTGCACGAGGTCTTCGCCCCGGACCAGGTCTTCCGCATCGACCACTACCTGGGCAAGGAGACCGTCCAGAACATCCTGGCGCTGCGCTTCGCCAACACGATGTTCGAGCCGATCTGGAACCGGTCCTTCGTGGACCACGTGCAGATCACCATGGCCGAGGACATCGGCATCGGCGGCCGGGCCGGGTACTACGACGGCATCGGCGCCGCCCGGGACGTGATCCAGAACCACCTCCTGCAGCTGATGGCCCTGACGGCCATGGAAGAGCCCGCCTCCTTCGACGCGGACGCGCTGGCCGCCGAGAAGACCAAGGTGCTCGGTGCCGTACGGCTGCCGAAGGACCTGGGCCGCGACACCGTCTTCGGGCAGTACGCGGAGGGCTGGCAGGGCGGCGAGAAGGCGGTCGGCTACCTCCAGGAGGAGGGCATCGACCCCAAGTCGAAGACCGACACCTACGCCGCGGTCAAGCTGTCGATCGACAACCGCCGCTGGGCGGGTGTCCCCTTCTATCTGCGCACCGGCAAGCGGCTCGGCCGGCGCGTCACGGAGATCGCGGTCGTCTTCCAGCGGGCACCGCACTCCCCGTTCGACACGACGGCCACCGAGGAGCTGGGCCAGAACGCGATCGTGATCCGCGTCCAGCCCGACGAGGGCGTCACGGTCCGCTTCGGCTCCAAGGTGCCCGGCACCTCCATGGAGATCCGGGACGTGTCGATGGACTTCGCCTACGGCGAGTCCTTCACGGAGTCCTCGCCCGAGGCGTACGAGCGACTGATCCTCGACGTCCTGCTCGGCGACTCCAACCTCTTCCCGCGCACCGAGGAGGTCGAGCTGTCCTGGAAGATCCTCGACCCGATCGAGCGGCACTGGGACACGCACGGCAAGCCCGCCCAGTACCCGTCCGGTACCTGGGGGCCCGTCGAGGCGGACGAAATGCTCGCACGAGAGGGACGGAGCTGGCGCCGGCCATGA
- the tal gene encoding transaldolase, protein MTDALKRLSEEGVAIWLDDLSRQRITSGNLAELIDQQHVVGVTTNPSIFQKAISGGDGYEQQVADLAARKVTVEEAIRMITTADVRDAADILRPVFDATGGQDGRVSIEVDPRLAHNTRATVAEAKQLAWLVDRPNTLIKIPATRAGLPAITEVVGLGISVNVTLIFSLERYREVMDAYLAGLEKAKERGLDLSLIRSVASFFVSRVDTEIDKRLDALGTDEAKAARGKAAVANARLAYQAYEEVFSSDRWSALENAGANKQRPLWASTGVKDPAYKPTLYVDDLVAPNTVNTMPEATLQATEEKGEITGNTVAGTYEQARADLDAVERLGISYDDVVQLLEDEGVEKFEASWNDLLKSTEAELERLAPSEG, encoded by the coding sequence TGGCTGGACGACCTGTCGCGCCAGCGCATCACGTCCGGCAACCTCGCCGAGCTGATCGACCAGCAGCACGTCGTGGGTGTCACGACGAACCCGTCGATCTTCCAGAAGGCGATCAGCGGCGGTGACGGCTACGAGCAGCAGGTCGCCGACCTCGCCGCCCGCAAGGTCACCGTCGAAGAGGCCATCCGCATGATCACCACGGCGGACGTCCGCGACGCCGCCGACATCCTGCGCCCGGTCTTCGACGCCACCGGCGGCCAGGACGGCCGGGTCTCCATCGAGGTCGACCCGCGGCTCGCGCACAACACCCGCGCGACCGTCGCCGAGGCCAAGCAGCTGGCCTGGCTGGTCGACCGTCCCAACACCCTGATCAAGATCCCGGCCACCAGGGCGGGTCTCCCGGCGATCACCGAGGTCGTCGGCCTCGGCATCAGCGTCAACGTCACGCTGATCTTCTCACTGGAGCGCTACCGCGAGGTCATGGACGCCTACCTGGCCGGTCTGGAGAAGGCCAAGGAGCGCGGACTGGACCTGTCGCTCATCCGTTCGGTGGCGTCCTTCTTCGTGTCCCGTGTGGACACCGAGATCGACAAGCGCCTCGACGCGCTCGGCACCGACGAGGCCAAGGCCGCGCGCGGCAAGGCCGCCGTCGCCAATGCCCGGCTCGCCTACCAGGCGTACGAGGAGGTCTTCTCCTCGGACCGCTGGAGCGCGCTGGAGAACGCGGGCGCCAACAAGCAGCGTCCGCTGTGGGCCTCGACCGGCGTGAAGGACCCGGCCTACAAGCCGACCCTGTACGTCGACGACCTGGTCGCCCCGAACACGGTCAACACCATGCCCGAGGCCACCCTCCAGGCCACGGAGGAGAAGGGCGAGATCACCGGCAACACCGTCGCCGGCACCTACGAGCAGGCCCGCGCGGACCTGGACGCCGTCGAGCGCCTCGGCATCTCGTACGACGACGTGGTGCAGCTGCTGGAGGACGAGGGCGTCGAGAAGTTCGAGGCGTCCTGGAACGACCTGCTCAAGTCGACCGAGGCGGAGCTGGAGCGCCTCGCCCCCTCGGAGGGCTGA